The following DNA comes from candidate division WOR-3 bacterium.
AGGATATTCTGATTTTTGCATTAAGAGCCCATTTGAAATAGCTTCATATCCATAAGGGACATTAAATTTAATTTTAAGTGTTGCTTTATCATAGGGCTCATCCCAGCAGGGGAAAATCCTTCTCGTATCTTGGGGTTCAGAGAAAGTAAAAACCATACTGTTTGAGTGAAAGAAAACTCCCCTCATTTTATCAACTGGAAAATTGCCAGGATAAAATTTATAAAAGTATACTTTAAAACTTAATGTTTCGCCTTTAAAAATTCTGTAAGGAAGAACAAATTCAACAAGGTCAGAATCAGGATAAAAAAAACTCAAAATTTTTCTATTCATAATGCGAACACTATCAATGAAAATATCATCTGCCTCAAATTTAATACTGTTAAGTGAATTTTCTGTAACAACCACTATAAATTCTACATAGCCTGATAGATTTCTTGTTTCGGGTCTGATTTTTAAATTTATATTGTAATGCAACACATCATATCCTGGAGAACTCCTTTGAAATGGGTATGGTCTTACAAAACTCAAAGAAACTATAAAGAAAAAAATTAAACTCATATTTTAAGAATAAGGTAAAATATTGATTTTTTTCATTTTTTATCTTATATTTTTTTTGATGGAAATCTTCAAAATTTTATTTAAACTAATAGGGCTTTTGATAAAGAGGATATATTTAACCATAATTTTAAATAAAAAACTTAGAAACTATAAAAAATATCAAAGAATGTTAAATTTTTTGAAAAGTTATTCAGAGGAGCACAAGAAGTTAATAGATTTTTTAAGGTTTAATTTAAATAATCCTGAAATTTGTTATGATAAGAAAAAACTTAAAATTCTTTCTTCTTCTGAGAAGAAAATAAAAGAATTAAAGAAAAAATTAAAATTTATAAGAAAAAATAAGAGGGGGAAGGAGCTTTACACCAGGTTAATGGTTTTACTTGGTATTCATTCAAGAGAAATATTTTTTATAAGAAGGTATTTAAATTCTTTTAAAGGAAATGACTATGAAATGACAAAGTATTATCTTTTTGTTATTCAAGACCTTTTGAAAAAGGATGAAAAGGCATCAGAAGAATTTGTGGAAAGTATTGAAAATTTTATAAAAGGACCTATAATTTAATATAGGAAATGGGGGCAGGACCGGGTGGTCGCTCTTCCTTTAAAAGGGAAGGGAGGAAAGTCCGGACTCCAGAGGGCAGGGTGCCTTCTGAAAAAGAAGGTTCTTCCCTCCTTGGGAAGAAGGAAAGGGCAACAGAAAAAATACCGCCTCATCCCTTAATAGGGAGGGTAAGGGTGAAAAGGTGGGGTAAGAGCCCACCGGTCACGGGGTAACCCGTGATGAAGGGGTGAGATGCCCCTATCCTGATAGATTATATCAGGATCTTTGCAACCCCCACCCGGAGCAAGGCAAACAGGGGAGGTTATTGGAGTGGCCCGCTCCAACGAATCCCCGGGTAGCCGCATAGATAAATGACCACCTTAAACAGAATCCGGCTTACGAGTCCTGCTCCCTAAATGATTGAAAATTTTTTTAATTTAAGTTATAATTAAAAGACGCCCCGGTAGCTCAACAGGCAGAGCGGCGGGCTGTTAACCCGAAGGTTGCAGGTTCGAGTCCTGCCCGGGGCGTAAAATTTTTTTAAATTGTATATAAGAAAACCAGATTGGATTAAAATAAAACTTTCATTTAATGATAGCTATGCTGAAGTTAAAAAAACTTTAAAAATAAAAAAACTTCATACTGTTTGTGAGGAAGCCTTATGTCCTAATATAAATGAATGCTGGGGTCAAAAAACAGCAACAATTATGATAATGGGAGATGTATGTACAAGAGGATGTAGATTCTGTAATGTTAAAACAGGAAATCCAGGTGGATATTTGGACCCCGATGAACCAAGAAGGGTTGCTGAAGCAATAAAAGAGTGGAATTTAAAATATGTTGTAATAACTTCTGTTGATAGAGATGATTTACCTGATGGTGGTGCTTTACATTTTGCAAAAACTATAAAAGAAATAAAAAAATTAAATCCTCAAATTCTTGTTGAACCCTTAATACCTGATTTTCAAGGAAGTATAAATTCTTTAAAAATAGTTCTTGATTCAGAACCTGATGTTCTTTCTCATAATGTAGAAACTGTTGAAAGATTAACACCAATTTTAAGGGATAGAAGAGCAAGTTACAGAACAAGTTTAAAAGTTCTTGAAAATTCTAAAAAATTAAAACCTGATATCTATACAAAATCAAGTATAATGCTTGGTCTTGGAGAAACTGAAGAGGAAGTTATAAAAACTTTAAAGGATTTGAGGGATGTTGGTGTTGATATAGTAACGATAGGTCAATATTTGAGACCCTCTTCCCACAAAAAATACCTTGAAGTAAAAGAATACATTCATCCTGAAAAATTTGAATATTATAAAGAAATTGCACTTGAAATGGGTTTTTTATACTGTGCTTCAGGTCCTTTTGTAAGAAGTTCTTATAAAGCTCACGAAGTCTTTATACGCGGTGTAATTAAAAAATCCCCCTTTATTAATGATTTTTACGAAGGCTAAAGCCTGCGGCTAACAAAAACTTTTAACCTTCCTCTATCAATCTTTTATACTCTTTATACATACACTTATCCTCTATAACTATTATCCCAAAATCTTCCAACTTTTTAGCACTTTCACTTTTAATGCCTTCTTGAAGCCATAAAACCTTAATATCACCTCTTGATTTTTTTCTCTCAATTACCTCTTCAACAATTTTCGGAACTTCCTCTTGTGGTCTGAAAACCTGCACAATATCAATATCTTCCTCAACTTCTTTTAAACTTTTATAACTTTTTCTACCAAGAATCTTATCATGATTGGGATTTACAGGTATAACATTATACCCTTTTGAAATTAAAAAAGCAGGAACCCTTCTCGCTGGCTTTTCAGGATTATTTGAAAAACCTATTGTCACTATGTTTTTATAACTCAAAAGAATTTCCTTGATTTTTTCATCCATAATTTTTTCCTCCTTTTAAAATTAATTATAAATAAAAAATCTTTACAAACTAAAACTCTCCACATATACCACGATAAAGACAATTCCTACAATTACCTGTCTTTGAATCTGGTTCAAAAGGAATATCCTTATTATAAATTTCACTCAAAACATTAACCAAAATTTCTTCCGCATCCTTCAAATTCAAAACACTCTTTTTTGTTCTTTTTATCACTTCTCCAAACTCAAACTCTTTAATTTCTCCTGAACTGAATATATAATAGGCCCCTCTTTTTACCAGAGAGTTATTTTTATTATTATAAATCACAGCATAAATGGGAATCTGAAGACTTTTAACCTCTTCTATAATACATCTTCTGTCTTTTAAATCAGAAGGAACATATGGAAAACCTAAATTACTTCCTGAACTTTTATAATCAACAATTCTTAAAGAACCATTAATCTCATCTATTCTATCAATTTTTCCCTTTATCTTTACCTTGAAACCATCAATATCTATTTCCTCTTCAACCTTTACCTCTACACTCCTTAAAATTTCTCTCTCATTTTTAATTTTTTCTACAAATTTTCCCATCTTCAAAATTAAATATTCTTTTCTTACCCATAAGGTCTCCCTCTCCTTACCAAAAAATTCATCAAATTTTTCTGATAAAAAATTTAAAAAATTATTCTTTAAACTATCATTCCATGTTATCTTTTTATCTTTAAAATTCATGATATAAAATTCTTCCATAACCCTGTGCAAAAATTCACCAAGTTTTGTGCTCTCAATATCTTCCTCTATACCTTTTTCCTCTTTATTTTCCAAAATAACCCTCTGATAAAAACTAAAAGGACACTTTAAATATTCATCAATCTCTGTAACATGAAACCCTTCCTCTCCCCTCTTCTTCAAAATATTAATAACCGTATCATCCTTTTCTATAATTTTTCTTTTTTCTTTTGTTAAAAGGGGAGTATAACTATAAAAGGGGATTTCATCATATAAAACTCTTCTTTCCTCTTTTTCCTTTTCCCATAAAAGTCTCTGAATAAATCTTGATTCAGAATAACCCTCATTCTTTTCATCTTCATAAAATAAAAGATAAACCTCATGAGCATTTTCTACTATCTGATAAAAATTATAAGCATAAATGGATTCATTTTCTTTGTAGGAAGGTAAATTAAGTATTTTCCTTAAACTTTCCGGTAGAATTGGGTCATATTTATAACTTTTAGGATATATTCCTTCTATTAAATCAAGGAAAAAAATAACTTCAAAAGGAATAAGCCTTGCTTCAAGAACTCCTATTATCTGAAATCCTTTTAAAGGATCTCCCCTTAAGGGAATGATTTCTCTTTTTAAATAAAATAAAATTATTTTAGAAAGATCCTCTATCTCAAAATCAATATCCTTTATCTCTGTCTGGAGAAGTTTATTAAAAATTTTAAAAGTTTCATTCATAAAAATTTCAAAAAGAGTATTTTCTTTACCTTTAAACCTCTTATATAAAATATCAAGAATTTCTCGCATATTTTCAATAAAATTTTTTATAGTTTTAACCTCTACAAAAACACAATTTAAAATAAAAAGGAATTCTCTATCAAAACTATCTTCTACAACTTCATTAAATGAAAAATAAACCTTGCCCTTTTCCTGATTCAAATTCTTCACTTTATTATCAATTTTTATAACCTCATCCTTAAAGCAGGATATAATAAATGGATGATTTACAAAATTAAGAAGAGAACTAAAATATACTTTATTATCCTTTGAACTTTTTCTAACTTCAAAGAAATTCCTTATTAAAGAAAATAAGGGGGTTAATCTAAAAGAATAACCCATACTGATATTAAAATCTGAATCTATATCAGTTCCTATCTCACCAATAAGTGATTCAAGATGCAAGGGTTCAGGTAATATTATACCAATTTTTGTAAAATCTCCACCTTTTAAAACATCTTTTAACTTTTCCCTGACATATATTGATTGAGTATAAAAATCATTTAACTTAATAAAATTAATTTTTGGCTTTTCAAGTTCAGACTCAACTATTTTGTAATTAAATCCATTCTTTTTCAAAAATTTAAATATGGCATCACTTTCCCTCGTCATCAAAAATATCATCTTTGTGGGACATTTATCCATTATCTTTTTAATAAAAAACTCTTCAAGGGGAAGAAGTGCATAAAAACCTGCAAATATCACCTTTTTATAATCAAGATCAAAATCCATTTCTTTCAATTTTTTAAATAAAATAAAATCCAAAATTTTTTTCCTTCTCAAAATCTCATCACAAAACTCTTCCTTAATTTCCTTCAATATGTCAAGAATTGCCTTCACATTTTCTGGAATATCAGCATATTCCTTTAAAATTTTTACCTTTTCAAAATCAACTTCATTCATGATAAGTTCATCCATTGCTTTTAATATCCTTAAACCCCACTCAAAGAAATCAGAAAACTTTTCTCCAAAAATTTTTTTATCCTTTTTATCAAAAATATCTTTTAAAATATAAACAGCATCAAGTATATCAATAAATTCCAAACTTTCTTTCTCCACTAAAACTTTATAAGCAAATTCCTGAAAAGAAAAAACCTGAGGCATTATAAAAGGCTTTTTTAATTTTTCATTTAAAATTTTCTTTAAATAAACCTTTGGTCTTTTATTTGGAAAAATAATTAAAATTTCAGAAAAATCATCCCCTTCCTTTACAATTTCATCACATATTTTTTCTAAAATATTTTGAGGTGTTTTATAAATAACAATTTCAGGCTCAAATTTCATAAACTTCCTCCCTGTCTAAATATATAAGATAACCTCTAACTTTTTCACCAAATATTTTTTTAATTATATTAAGATAGTTTTTAACCTGCAAAAAATGGAAATCAGACTTTTCATTACCTGTTTTAAATTCTATAACCTTGATTGTATCACCAAAAACTATTCTATCAATACGATAAACCTCTCCTCTTTCATTTACCACCTCAAATTCTGTCCTTATTTTCTTATCAGTAAAAAAAAATTCCCTTAAAAATTCCTTTTTGATTTTTGTTTTAAAATAAATAACTTTTTCAAAGGAAATCTCATCAAAAGATCCATACCTTTTCCAAATTGATTTTGCCCTCTCAAAGGATTTTTCAATTTCTTTATCAAAGTTTAGTTCATTCAAATTTTTTATATTAGAAAGAACAAGATGTATCCATTCACCCCTTAATAATTCATCGTGATTTAAAATTTCACTTTCAAATTCACTTCTTACAAAAAGTTTATTTTTTAGTTCCTTTATAGAAATGGGATTTCTTCTATAAAAAATTAACTCCTCCTTTTCATAAGATTTTCTTTCAACTTCTACTTTTTCACCTATTTTATAAAATTTCCTTTCACCAAAATTTCTTTTAAGAAAATCAAGAATAAAATGACCATAATTTTTTTTATTATTATTATCACAAATTACAAAATAAATCTCTTCTTTTGCCCTTGTCAGCGCAACATAGAGCAAATTTAACTCTTGAATTATGTTTAAAGTTTCATTATAAAGTTTTGTTTCATCATCACATTCTTTTTTTAAATAAATCCTTGGATTTTCAATATCCTTATCATAAATAATAAATTTATCCCTTTCCTCAAATTCAAAAAAGGAAGAAAAAAGAGAAATAACAATATTAAACTCAAGACCCTTTGCTTTGTGTATTGTCAAAACATTTATCGCATCCTTAGAAGAGGGAGAAAATAAGTAGGGAAACTTTTCAAATTTTTTTACAAATTCATAAATTGATATATTCTCAAGTTCTTCACATGTCCCCTTTAAAAGGGATAAAAGATGTAAGTACTCTTTTGAAAATTTTTCAGAAATTTTGAAAACATAATCAAATTCAAGTAAAAGATAGTAGGGAGAATAAATTTTAGATAAATCTTTAAAATATTTATAAGTTTTTTCAAAAAGGGGAGAAATTTTAAAAAATTCCTTTAAATCCCTTTTATCACTCAAAAGAAACTTTTTAATAATTTTTTCATCAACTTCAAAAATTTTTGAGAAAAATTCAGTTTGAATCAAATTAAAGAAACTATTTCTATCATTTTCATTTACAAGAATCTTAAAGAAATAAATTATCGTTCTTATCAAAGGTAAATTTTCTATACTAACATCATAAGAGGTATAAACAGGATAACCCTCACCGAGTAAGAAATTAACAATTTTTTGACAATCACTGTTTTGTCTCTCAAGTATCGCAATTTCACCGTAACTTCTTTTTCTATTTTTTAATAAATCATCAATAATTTCTTTTAAATAAAAAAGAATTTCATCTTCAGATTCACTCTTTGAACCTTTTATAACTTTAAATTCAATATAACCACCAGAATTTTTATTGTTATCAGGTTTCTGTTTAACATTCTTATATACCCTTTCTACTTCAAAAAAATATTTAATATAATTTTTCTTTTTATCACTTATTTTGGCAAAATAATTTTTTAAATTTTCAATATCAAATATATCATTTACAAAATCTACAATATTTTTTAGACTCCTTTTATTTATATCTTTATAAATAAATTCAAAATCCTTTTCTTCAATCTTACCCTCAAATTCCTTGATAATATCATCAAAAAGTTCCCATCTTGTTCCCCTCCACCTGTAAATTGATTGTTTAGGATCGCCAACATAGAAAAAAGTTCCTTTATTTCCTTCAGGATCCATACCTGAAAGAGCATTTTCAACAAGTGGTTTTAGACTTTTCCACTGAATTATACTTGTATCCTGAAATTCATCAACAAGAAAATGATAAAATTTTTCACCCAGTTTAAAAAATAGATATGGAACATCAGAATTCTTAACATAATTAAAAACAAGAATAGAAATATCTGAAAGGAAAATGAAACCTTCTTTCTTTTTTTTCTCTTCCAGATTTTTTTTGATTAATAAAAAGAAATCTTTTAAATTTCCCCCTAAAAATTCATAATTTTCTCCCAGTATCCTTTCCTTATCAAGAAAAGAGCTAAAATAATCAATAAAATTTTCATAGGGGTTAAGTGATTGAGATATACTTGAGATAAAATTTAAAAAATTTAATATTTTATTTTTTAAGAAAGAATCATTCGCTACCTGAGCTAAAACTTCATCTATAATCATTTTTATTTTTTCTCTCTCTTTTTCTTCAATTTCGGGTTCAGGGGGAATTTTAAGGTCAAGGGCACAGCTTTTTAAAAGGGAAAATAAAAAAGCATCTATTGTTTTAAGGGAAAAATCTGAAAAGTTATCTATAATTCCTTCCTTTCCATCTAAAACTTTAAAAATAAAAGCATCATCAGATAGCGCAAGTTCTTTTAAATTTTTTAAAATTCTCCTTTTCATTTCTTCACTTGCCTTATTTGTAAATGTTATGGCAAGTATCCTATCAAATTTTATTCCTTTTTTTATGAGTTCTATATACCTCTTAACAATTTCACTTGTTTTACCTCCACCTGCAGAGGATTCAATTCTTGTAAATCTTTTCATTTTACAATGGAAAAAAATTTTTCAACCTCATAAATAGTAATTTTTTTCATACAATCATAGGTATTGTATTTACAGGTCCTTTCAAAACATGGGGAACAGAAAACCTTTTTATAAAATATATATACATTTTTCCCAAGGGGCTTCGTCCATAAGGGAGATGTTGAACCAAAAAATACAAAAACTTTTTTCCCCATACTTCCCGCTATATGAGCAATACCTGAATCATTACTGAAGACATATTCTGCCTCTGAAATAATTTTTAAAACATCTTTTAAATCAGTTTTTCCTCTTAGGTCAATAACTCCCTCAGGATATTCCCCAATCTTTTTTCTGCCTATAACAATTACCTCAAATTTTTCCTTGAGTAAATATTCGGAAAGTTCTTTAAAAAAAACCCACTCTTTTGCCTTTCCATAAGTGGCGTGGGGGGCAATTATAACAGTATTTTTTCTTTCCCTATCTGAAAATCTTTTTAATTCAGGATAATATAAAGTATAACTTTCCTCCATATCTATTAATCTCAAAAAACTTTTTAAAAGATGTTCTCTTTTAATGTAAAAAGGAGGAAGTTTGTGAGTCAAAAGAAATCCCCTTCTATCACTTTCAAAACCTATTCTTATTTTTATCCCAACAAAAAAAGGGAAAAAAGCAGATGAAAAAGAAAAGGGTAATATATAGATTTCATTAAAACCTTTATCCTTTAAAGATTTTAAAATTTCAAAATATTCCTTATATGTCTTAAATCCTTTAAACTCAAAATCATAGAAAATATCCCTTAAAAATTCTTTTCCTATAACAAAAATCTTTCTATCAAATTTTTTCATAAGAGCTTTTAAAAATCCCCTTGAAATAACCGCATCACCTATCCAGTTTGGAACTCTTACTATTATCAAGTTTATAACTTCATCTGTAAATAAAAATAAAATTTGGAACCTTTGCCTGGCTCAGAATCAACATAAATCTCTGATCCATGGGCTTCAATAATTTCCTTCGCTATTGAAAGTCCCAATCCCATACCAAGTTTTTTTGTTCTTGAATACTTTCCCTGAAAGTAAGGTCTGAAAATATAAGGAAGTTCATCTTTACTTATCCCCGGACCTGTATCAATTATGGATACTTTTATTTTAGTATCCACTTTTTCTGCCTCAATTGAAACCTTACCACCAGGATTTGTAAATTTAAAAGCATTATTTAAAATATTTGTAATTCCTGATTTTAAAGCCTCAGGGTCACCGATAACTGTATTGGGAAAAGGAGGCATCTTTAAAACAAAATTTATATTCCTTTCATGAGCTATAGGTAAATTTTCTTCATAAATTTCAAAAAGAAGTTCAGTAAGGTCGAAAATTTTAAATTCAAAACTTGTGGGGTATAATCCTTCTCTTGCGCTGACAATAAAATTATTTATCATTGTTTCAAGACGGGAAACACTTCTTACTATTTTTTCAATGTAATCAAGTTTTTTTATATCATTTTCCTTTTTTGATAATAAATTTATATAACCCTTAATCACAGAAACAGGCGAAAGAATTTCATGGGAAATTCTTGATAAGAAAGAAGTTCTATATTCTTCAAGAACTTTTTTTTCCCTTATTAATCTTGCTTCCTCTGATAATCTCCCTTTAAAAGAAATGATAAATTCTTTAAGATCGTCATCCCTTTTCAAAATTAAATCAGGAATTTTTTCTTCATAATCACATTTTAAAATCCAGTTTAGAAAAAGTGAAAATCTTTTTATTTCTAAATAAATTAAATAAGCAAAAAAAAGATAAACAGAAAAAGATAAGGAAAAAATATAATAATATCCTTGAATAATTGAAAACATTGAGATAACAGCTGAAACAAACTCTATAAAAAAGATTAAAGATATTCTTACTATAAATCTTTTTCTAAGCACTCCTTCTACTCTTTTTAAAAATTTCATCTTTGACATTTTTAAATATTAAAAAACCTGGCTCTCTTTTTACCTCAAAAATTGAAGGAATTTGAAATCTTTCAAAAGCCCTTTCTGGGTGGGGCATCATTCCAAGAATTCTTCCTTCAGGATCAGTTATACCAGCAATTGAATTAATTGAACCATTTGGATTAAAGGGATAATCTTTTACAGGATTCCCATTTTCATCAACATATCTGAAAGCAACTAAATTATTTTTTTCAAGAAAATCAATTACTTTTTTTTCTGCAAAAAACTTGCCCTCACCATGAGCAATAGGAAAAGGATGAGGTATTTCAAGACCTCTTACAAAAATACTTTTTCCCTCACCTTTCAAAAAAATCCATCTATCTTCAAATTCACCACTTTCATTTTTTAAAAGATATGCATGGACTTTACCATCAAAAAAGGGAAGAACCCCACTCCTTAAAAGGACCTGGAAACCATTACATATACCAATTATATAACCTCCCCTTTTATAGAATTCATAAAGGGAATCCCACAATTTCTCCCTTATATAAAAGGCAAAAACTTTTCCTGCCTTAATATAATCTCCAAAAGAAAAACCCCCAGGAAAAACTAAAAGTTTTGATTTTAAAATAATTGAAGGGTTATTCAGCCAATTTTTAAGTAAAAGTAAATCTACTTTTAACCCAATTTTTCTCAATGCATATAAAGTTTCCTCATCACAGTTAGTTCCAGGAGCAAAGATAATATACGCATCCATCAAATTATTCTTTTTTCACCTCCCCCACAAGCCTTACTTTATCATAAATTTTTATTCCACCTTTTGCGACAGCCCTCGCATAACAGGTAGAAGAAGATTCAGAGACATTCAAAACCTGAAGTGTTCCCATAAAGATATATGGTAATTTTATTATTTTCCCTGTTTGTTTATCCCTAACAGTTTCTCCTTCCCTATAAATCTCAAAAAGGTCTCCAATCTTTACACCATCATTCTTTCCAGCATCAATAAAAACTATATCAAAAGGTTCAATTTCTTTTCCTGCTTCTTCTTTAATATAAACTATCTCTGCTTCTATTTTTCTATCACTAACAGGATAAATCTTAACATCATAAGGAATATCAGGAAATTCTATTTCTTTAAAATAATTCTCATCTTTTGAGTTAATTATATCAAAGGTTTTTTCAAGTAAAACAAGGGAAGAATTATCCTCTGTTCTTATAACCT
Coding sequences within:
- the lipA gene encoding lipoyl synthase → MYIRKPDWIKIKLSFNDSYAEVKKTLKIKKLHTVCEEALCPNINECWGQKTATIMIMGDVCTRGCRFCNVKTGNPGGYLDPDEPRRVAEAIKEWNLKYVVITSVDRDDLPDGGALHFAKTIKEIKKLNPQILVEPLIPDFQGSINSLKIVLDSEPDVLSHNVETVERLTPILRDRRASYRTSLKVLENSKKLKPDIYTKSSIMLGLGETEEEVIKTLKDLRDVGVDIVTIGQYLRPSSHKKYLEVKEYIHPEKFEYYKEIALEMGFLYCASGPFVRSSYKAHEVFIRGVIKKSPFINDFYEG
- a CDS encoding CoA-binding protein; translated protein: MDEKIKEILLSYKNIVTIGFSNNPEKPARRVPAFLISKGYNVIPVNPNHDKILGRKSYKSLKEVEEDIDIVQVFRPQEEVPKIVEEVIERKKSRGDIKVLWLQEGIKSESAKKLEDFGIIVIEDKCMYKEYKRLIEEG
- a CDS encoding PD-(D/E)XK nuclease family protein encodes the protein MKFEPEIVIYKTPQNILEKICDEIVKEGDDFSEILIIFPNKRPKVYLKKILNEKLKKPFIMPQVFSFQEFAYKVLVEKESLEFIDILDAVYILKDIFDKKDKKIFGEKFSDFFEWGLRILKAMDELIMNEVDFEKVKILKEYADIPENVKAILDILKEIKEEFCDEILRRKKILDFILFKKLKEMDFDLDYKKVIFAGFYALLPLEEFFIKKIMDKCPTKMIFLMTRESDAIFKFLKKNGFNYKIVESELEKPKINFIKLNDFYTQSIYVREKLKDVLKGGDFTKIGIILPEPLHLESLIGEIGTDIDSDFNISMGYSFRLTPLFSLIRNFFEVRKSSKDNKVYFSSLLNFVNHPFIISCFKDEVIKIDNKVKNLNQEKGKVYFSFNEVVEDSFDREFLFILNCVFVEVKTIKNFIENMREILDILYKRFKGKENTLFEIFMNETFKIFNKLLQTEIKDIDFEIEDLSKIILFYLKREIIPLRGDPLKGFQIIGVLEARLIPFEVIFFLDLIEGIYPKSYKYDPILPESLRKILNLPSYKENESIYAYNFYQIVENAHEVYLLFYEDEKNEGYSESRFIQRLLWEKEKEERRVLYDEIPFYSYTPLLTKEKRKIIEKDDTVINILKKRGEEGFHVTEIDEYLKCPFSFYQRVILENKEEKGIEEDIESTKLGEFLHRVMEEFYIMNFKDKKITWNDSLKNNFLNFLSEKFDEFFGKERETLWVRKEYLILKMGKFVEKIKNEREILRSVEVKVEEEIDIDGFKVKIKGKIDRIDEINGSLRIVDYKSSGSNLGFPYVPSDLKDRRCIIEEVKSLQIPIYAVIYNNKNNSLVKRGAYYIFSSGEIKEFEFGEVIKRTKKSVLNLKDAEEILVNVLSEIYNKDIPFEPDSKTGNCRNCLYRGICGEF
- a CDS encoding UvrD-helicase domain-containing protein; translated protein: MKRFTRIESSAGGGKTSEIVKRYIELIKKGIKFDRILAITFTNKASEEMKRRILKNLKELALSDDAFIFKVLDGKEGIIDNFSDFSLKTIDAFLFSLLKSCALDLKIPPEPEIEEKEREKIKMIIDEVLAQVANDSFLKNKILNFLNFISSISQSLNPYENFIDYFSSFLDKERILGENYEFLGGNLKDFFLLIKKNLEEKKKKEGFIFLSDISILVFNYVKNSDVPYLFFKLGEKFYHFLVDEFQDTSIIQWKSLKPLVENALSGMDPEGNKGTFFYVGDPKQSIYRWRGTRWELFDDIIKEFEGKIEEKDFEFIYKDINKRSLKNIVDFVNDIFDIENLKNYFAKISDKKKNYIKYFFEVERVYKNVKQKPDNNKNSGGYIEFKVIKGSKSESEDEILFYLKEIIDDLLKNRKRSYGEIAILERQNSDCQKIVNFLLGEGYPVYTSYDVSIENLPLIRTIIYFFKILVNENDRNSFFNLIQTEFFSKIFEVDEKIIKKFLLSDKRDLKEFFKISPLFEKTYKYFKDLSKIYSPYYLLLEFDYVFKISEKFSKEYLHLLSLLKGTCEELENISIYEFVKKFEKFPYLFSPSSKDAINVLTIHKAKGLEFNIVISLFSSFFEFEERDKFIIYDKDIENPRIYLKKECDDETKLYNETLNIIQELNLLYVALTRAKEEIYFVICDNNNKKNYGHFILDFLKRNFGERKFYKIGEKVEVERKSYEKEELIFYRRNPISIKELKNKLFVRSEFESEILNHDELLRGEWIHLVLSNIKNLNELNFDKEIEKSFERAKSIWKRYGSFDEISFEKVIYFKTKIKKEFLREFFFTDKKIRTEFEVVNERGEVYRIDRIVFGDTIKVIEFKTGNEKSDFHFLQVKNYLNIIKKIFGEKVRGYLIYLDREEVYEI
- a CDS encoding glycosyltransferase family 9 protein is translated as MIIVRVPNWIGDAVISRGFLKALMKKFDRKIFVIGKEFLRDIFYDFEFKGFKTYKEYFEILKSLKDKGFNEIYILPFSFSSAFFPFFVGIKIRIGFESDRRGFLLTHKLPPFYIKREHLLKSFLRLIDMEESYTLYYPELKRFSDRERKNTVIIAPHATYGKAKEWVFFKELSEYLLKEKFEVIVIGRKKIGEYPEGVIDLRGKTDLKDVLKIISEAEYVFSNDSGIAHIAGSMGKKVFVFFGSTSPLWTKPLGKNVYIFYKKVFCSPCFERTCKYNTYDCMKKITIYEVEKFFSIVK
- a CDS encoding HAMP domain-containing sensor histidine kinase; the encoded protein is MKFLKRVEGVLRKRFIVRISLIFFIEFVSAVISMFSIIQGYYYIFSLSFSVYLFFAYLIYLEIKRFSLFLNWILKCDYEEKIPDLILKRDDDLKEFIISFKGRLSEEARLIREKKVLEEYRTSFLSRISHEILSPVSVIKGYINLLSKKENDIKKLDYIEKIVRSVSRLETMINNFIVSAREGLYPTSFEFKIFDLTELLFEIYEENLPIAHERNINFVLKMPPFPNTVIGDPEALKSGITNILNNAFKFTNPGGKVSIEAEKVDTKIKVSIIDTGPGISKDELPYIFRPYFQGKYSRTKKLGMGLGLSIAKEIIEAHGSEIYVDSEPGKGSKFYFYLQMKL
- the purQ gene encoding phosphoribosylformylglycinamidine synthase I; translation: MDAYIIFAPGTNCDEETLYALRKIGLKVDLLLLKNWLNNPSIILKSKLLVFPGGFSFGDYIKAGKVFAFYIREKLWDSLYEFYKRGGYIIGICNGFQVLLRSGVLPFFDGKVHAYLLKNESGEFEDRWIFLKGEGKSIFVRGLEIPHPFPIAHGEGKFFAEKKVIDFLEKNNLVAFRYVDENGNPVKDYPFNPNGSINSIAGITDPEGRILGMMPHPERAFERFQIPSIFEVKREPGFLIFKNVKDEIFKKSRRSA